A genomic segment from Lignipirellula cremea encodes:
- a CDS encoding AAA family ATPase produces MNSPFGSDPAPGGHIRFACSGCGRDLMAPKTDAGRPAKCPQCNALTPIPRPADAGTSPVPPSDDTGSSREEGLPLVTATPASSPPASSPPAGESVFGGTAEESELAPFAAASPASRDDRPIREERADTPTKRLFDRICAEIGKIYVGQDELVLGALAGLFSRGHVLIESVPGLGKTLLVRALGRVLGCDFGRIQFTADLMPSDITGAPMFDMKTQEFRFRPGPVFTQLLLADEINRAPAKTHAALLETMQEYRVTVDGVSHDLGQPFFVLATQNPIESEGTYNLPEAQLDRFMFKLIASYPAENEEAHILELHSRQIPVETQLEKLECVTSPEEINRITLENSQVRIDARLIGYINKLVRATRQWPQFHMGASPRAGIALMQSARTLAAFYGRDYAVPDDVRDLALPALRHRVVLSAEAEVEGHDVDELLTELLRSVEVPRL; encoded by the coding sequence ATGAATTCACCCTTTGGATCCGATCCGGCGCCTGGCGGTCACATCAGGTTTGCTTGTTCCGGTTGCGGCCGCGATCTCATGGCGCCGAAGACCGACGCCGGCCGCCCCGCGAAGTGCCCTCAATGCAACGCATTGACCCCCATCCCGCGGCCAGCCGACGCGGGAACGTCGCCCGTCCCGCCGTCAGACGATACAGGATCGTCCCGCGAGGAAGGTCTGCCCCTGGTCACGGCGACGCCTGCATCGTCACCTCCTGCATCATCGCCGCCGGCTGGCGAGTCGGTCTTTGGCGGAACCGCGGAGGAGTCGGAACTCGCACCCTTCGCGGCGGCTTCTCCGGCCTCCCGCGACGATCGGCCCATTCGGGAAGAGAGAGCCGATACGCCGACAAAGCGACTGTTTGACCGGATCTGTGCCGAGATCGGCAAGATCTATGTCGGTCAGGATGAACTGGTGCTGGGAGCCCTGGCGGGACTGTTTTCACGGGGGCATGTTCTGATTGAGAGTGTCCCGGGGCTGGGAAAAACGTTGCTGGTGAGGGCGCTGGGTCGTGTGCTGGGATGCGACTTTGGCCGTATCCAGTTTACGGCCGACCTGATGCCTTCGGATATTACCGGCGCGCCGATGTTCGACATGAAAACGCAGGAGTTTCGCTTTCGTCCCGGGCCTGTGTTTACGCAATTGTTGCTGGCGGATGAGATCAATCGGGCGCCCGCCAAAACGCATGCGGCCTTGCTGGAGACCATGCAGGAATACCGCGTGACGGTCGACGGCGTCAGCCATGATCTGGGGCAGCCGTTTTTCGTGCTGGCCACTCAGAATCCGATCGAATCTGAAGGCACCTACAATTTGCCGGAAGCCCAACTGGACCGGTTCATGTTCAAGCTGATTGCCAGCTATCCGGCCGAGAACGAAGAAGCCCATATCCTGGAACTGCACAGCCGCCAGATTCCGGTGGAAACACAGCTGGAAAAACTGGAGTGCGTCACTTCGCCGGAAGAGATTAACCGGATTACGCTGGAGAACAGTCAGGTCCGCATCGACGCCAGGCTGATCGGGTACATCAACAAGCTGGTCCGAGCGACGCGCCAGTGGCCCCAGTTCCACATGGGCGCCTCGCCGCGAGCCGGCATCGCGCTCATGCAATCGGCCCGTACGCTCGCGGCCTTTTACGGCCGCGATTACGCCGTGCCCGACGACGTACGCGATCTGGCGTTGCCGGCGCTGCGGCACCGCGTTGTGCTCTCGGCGGAAGCCGAAGTGGAAGGACACGATGTCGATGAGTTACTGACGGAGCTTCTTCGCAGCGTGGAGGTTCCGCGCCTTTGA
- a CDS encoding DUF4350 domain-containing protein encodes MRKKMSVLARLSVLSVSLLLSMSAGCSQSALDLETEYGKVRGKSINGVGVLAEMFEEAGHEVTAADRWSPRMERYDVVVWAPDDYSPPSSTERNAIENWLCAGYHRTLIYIGRDYDAETDYWQRIQATAPPSQQPEIQRRLVQSRALNTQRRRGLPGKEDVDWFIYRSEPLDDTAERDPATLESHFLRELDPTKLSFQPGARFDVPNSNAADSDDTDASDAAGSDEPRAEKIDAENVEVESYEYESFGADDIAEKFDDLEDGYLDQDATNVLLYDRADKRTIVTQVRRPDWHGGQLLLVENGSLLLNMPLVEHENRKLAAALIDECQDGQAVIFLESGPGGLDIAPEDPGLPTGLEAFTVWPLNVVLLHTIGLGILFCFAWFPIFGRPREPSRKTRSDFKKHIDALGELLSRAKARSYAQARIDHYQQHVRRDSGASHQKKET; translated from the coding sequence ATGAGAAAGAAAATGTCGGTCCTCGCCCGCCTTTCCGTGCTGAGCGTTTCCTTGCTGCTGTCAATGAGCGCTGGCTGCAGCCAGTCTGCTCTGGATCTGGAGACAGAGTACGGTAAAGTCCGGGGAAAAAGCATCAACGGAGTCGGCGTGCTGGCGGAAATGTTCGAAGAAGCAGGGCATGAGGTCACCGCCGCCGATCGCTGGTCGCCCCGCATGGAACGCTACGACGTCGTCGTCTGGGCGCCCGACGACTACTCCCCGCCCTCCTCGACCGAGCGTAACGCCATCGAAAACTGGCTCTGCGCAGGCTACCATCGCACGCTGATCTACATCGGCCGCGACTACGACGCGGAAACCGATTACTGGCAAAGAATCCAGGCGACGGCCCCGCCCTCGCAACAGCCAGAAATCCAGCGCCGCCTGGTCCAGTCCCGGGCGCTCAATACCCAGCGCCGCCGAGGGCTGCCAGGCAAAGAAGACGTCGACTGGTTCATTTATCGTAGCGAACCTTTGGATGACACAGCTGAACGCGATCCTGCAACGCTGGAAAGCCACTTTCTGAGGGAACTGGATCCCACGAAGCTTTCGTTTCAGCCCGGCGCCCGTTTCGATGTGCCGAATAGCAATGCAGCTGACAGCGATGATACCGACGCCAGCGACGCCGCAGGCAGCGACGAACCACGCGCGGAAAAAATCGACGCGGAAAACGTCGAGGTCGAATCGTACGAATATGAATCTTTTGGCGCCGACGATATCGCCGAAAAATTCGACGACCTCGAAGATGGCTATCTGGATCAGGATGCCACGAACGTCCTGTTGTATGACCGTGCGGATAAACGGACGATCGTTACCCAGGTGCGCCGACCTGACTGGCATGGCGGGCAGCTGCTGCTGGTCGAGAACGGCTCGCTGTTGCTGAACATGCCGCTGGTCGAACATGAGAACCGCAAGCTGGCGGCCGCCCTGATCGACGAATGCCAGGACGGCCAGGCGGTGATCTTTCTGGAGAGCGGGCCGGGAGGTTTGGATATTGCCCCAGAAGACCCGGGCTTGCCGACCGGTTTAGAAGCGTTTACGGTTTGGCCATTGAATGTGGTGTTGTTGCACACGATCGGCCTGGGCATTTTGTTCTGCTTCGCGTGGTTTCCGATATTTGGCAGGCCTCGCGAACCCTCCCGGAAGACTCGATCCGATTTCAAAAAACATATCGACGCGCTCGGAGAACTCTTGTCGCGGGCCAAGGCCCGGTCCTATGCGCAAGCCCGAATTGACCACTATCAACAGCACGTCCGCCGCGACTCGGGCGCCAGTCATCAGAAAAAAGAGACGTAG
- a CDS encoding DUF4129 domain-containing protein — protein sequence MLGWRAALVVAIGTALLLALAPARLSAQIGEGDKAVEAGRDALRDSATFPWYDRENDSLRRLELPVAPEPYESPVDPGNRNSDWQKTPSAPAAPKATPTGGGAAAPGMGLAGEMLLWMVLILVIVVVVAMLCWAFLRSEERKPQQDGDSQKRGGSSSRLVDRVEDLPFTLNRPRDNLLEEARRCYEQGNFSDAAVYLFSYQLLQLDRNQLIRLARGKTNRQYVRELRQRPDLAMMLQGTMRLFEDAFFGRREILRDQFETSWNRLDAFHRQVQESVV from the coding sequence ATGCTTGGCTGGCGAGCGGCCCTTGTCGTCGCGATCGGCACGGCGCTGCTGCTTGCGCTGGCGCCGGCGCGGCTTTCGGCCCAGATTGGCGAAGGCGACAAAGCGGTGGAAGCCGGCCGCGATGCGCTGCGCGACAGCGCGACTTTTCCCTGGTACGATCGTGAAAACGACAGCTTGCGACGGTTAGAACTCCCGGTCGCCCCGGAGCCATACGAATCGCCCGTCGATCCTGGCAATCGGAACAGCGACTGGCAAAAGACACCGTCCGCCCCTGCTGCGCCCAAGGCAACTCCGACTGGCGGCGGCGCAGCGGCTCCCGGCATGGGACTGGCCGGCGAAATGCTGTTGTGGATGGTGCTGATCCTGGTCATTGTTGTCGTTGTCGCCATGCTGTGCTGGGCCTTTCTGCGGAGCGAAGAACGGAAACCGCAGCAGGATGGCGACTCGCAAAAGCGGGGGGGCAGTTCTTCCCGTCTGGTCGATCGGGTCGAGGATCTGCCGTTCACCTTGAATCGTCCCCGCGATAACTTGCTGGAAGAAGCCCGCCGGTGCTACGAGCAGGGCAATTTCAGCGATGCGGCAGTCTACCTGTTCAGCTACCAGCTGCTGCAGCTGGACCGCAACCAGTTGATTCGCCTGGCCCGTGGAAAAACCAATCGCCAGTATGTGCGCGAGCTGCGGCAGCGGCCGGATCTGGCGATGATGCTGCAGGGGACCATGCGGCTGTTTGAAGACGCCTTTTTTGGCCGCCGGGAGATTCTCCGCGACCAGTTTGAAACTTCCTGGAACCGGTTGGATGCCTTTCACCGCCAGGTGCAGGAGTCGGTCGTATGA
- a CDS encoding stage II sporulation protein M gives MKVAELLKRRQTNWRELEQLQLELQDLKGKLPPERIARFASLYRSTCADLALAEAHNLPPGTVDYLHRLVARCHSQLYRSRPFDIKRWSEILLVDAPQIIFNDRCVQIAFCLFWGVFILAAWLAYDNKTWPRFADELLTPAAQTQMHDSFKNDITGRDAYTNLEMAAFYIAHNTGIGIKCFVTGLLVVPGLYTTIFNAASLGASFGFMARDEIARPNFFHFVTAHGPFELTAICLAAGAGLRLGVSWMIPRSTRPGWLGLFPEETGEPGLTRLASLQLAAKSSLPVVGASVVLFFLAALTEGFLSPSAAPYWSKALFAVLSSGMLMFYFVVLGFPRGGSSNAA, from the coding sequence ATGAAAGTTGCGGAACTATTAAAACGCCGCCAGACAAACTGGCGCGAACTGGAGCAGCTGCAGCTGGAACTGCAGGATCTCAAGGGGAAGCTGCCGCCTGAACGCATCGCCCGCTTTGCGTCCCTGTACCGTTCGACCTGCGCCGACCTGGCTTTGGCGGAAGCCCATAACCTGCCTCCGGGCACGGTGGATTACCTGCATCGCCTGGTGGCCCGTTGCCATAGCCAGTTGTATCGCAGTCGCCCTTTCGACATCAAACGCTGGTCGGAGATTCTGCTGGTCGATGCTCCGCAGATCATTTTTAACGACCGCTGCGTGCAGATTGCGTTCTGCCTGTTCTGGGGCGTGTTCATCCTGGCGGCGTGGCTGGCTTACGACAACAAGACCTGGCCCCGGTTTGCCGATGAGCTGCTGACGCCAGCCGCGCAAACTCAAATGCACGACAGTTTCAAGAACGACATCACCGGCAGGGACGCCTATACCAATTTGGAAATGGCGGCCTTTTATATTGCCCATAACACAGGCATTGGCATCAAATGCTTCGTGACGGGCCTGCTGGTAGTGCCCGGTTTGTATACGACCATTTTTAATGCGGCGAGCCTGGGGGCGTCCTTTGGTTTTATGGCGCGCGATGAAATCGCCCGGCCTAACTTTTTTCACTTTGTCACGGCGCACGGACCGTTTGAGCTTACGGCCATCTGCCTGGCCGCCGGCGCGGGGCTGCGACTGGGCGTCTCCTGGATGATTCCCCGGTCAACGCGTCCCGGCTGGTTAGGGTTGTTCCCGGAAGAAACGGGCGAACCGGGCCTGACGCGACTGGCGTCGCTGCAGCTGGCCGCTAAATCCAGCTTGCCGGTCGTGGGGGCGTCGGTGGTGCTGTTCTTTCTGGCCGCTTTGACGGAAGGGTTTTTATCTCCTTCGGCGGCGCCGTACTGGTCCAAGGCGCTCTTCGCGGTGCTGTCCAGCGGCATGCTGATGTTCTACTTTGTGGTGCTGGGCTTTCCACGCGGAGGGTCGTCGAATGCGGCTTGA
- a CDS encoding RDD family protein, translating to MSTANAQLDNTIGIVTPENITFQYRVAGPFRRGPAFLVDIMLRVLAIIAVYIGVGLLTAGLSMVMPFLASVFSWLAGVAWIGLGVLVFAVDQLYGGLFETYMNGQTPGKRMLGLRVVTTSGQPINGMQAVMRNVLRYADMMPMLPLASLLFVLDRLMGERTTPEAFVLIFVVPTFLLGLGAMALTPRRQRLGDLVCDTMVISENQKWSIGLARLEDARAPELAAFIPARFEFSRPLAKALAMYVERRQGLSELRRREIAQSLAQPLLVKFGLPPDTSYDLMLCAMYYRAFIADRGEETRSPFGLPGAQNWASSLAKGPPAQMFDSAPGKQGDARPAVPLAAEAATDDLIRYDLPGSTPSSGR from the coding sequence ATGAGCACGGCGAACGCCCAACTCGATAACACTATCGGCATTGTCACGCCGGAGAATATCACCTTCCAGTATCGGGTGGCCGGGCCTTTTCGTCGGGGGCCTGCGTTTCTGGTCGACATCATGTTGCGGGTGCTGGCGATTATTGCCGTTTACATCGGAGTCGGTCTGCTGACGGCGGGGTTGTCGATGGTGATGCCTTTTCTGGCCAGTGTGTTTAGCTGGCTGGCCGGCGTCGCCTGGATCGGATTGGGAGTCCTGGTATTCGCCGTCGACCAGTTGTACGGCGGCCTGTTCGAAACGTATATGAACGGCCAGACGCCGGGGAAACGGATGCTGGGACTCCGCGTCGTCACCACCAGCGGGCAGCCCATCAACGGCATGCAGGCCGTCATGCGGAACGTGCTGCGCTACGCCGATATGATGCCGATGCTTCCTTTGGCCTCGTTACTTTTTGTGCTGGACCGCCTGATGGGAGAGCGCACTACGCCGGAGGCCTTTGTTTTGATTTTCGTGGTGCCGACCTTCCTGCTGGGTCTGGGAGCGATGGCGTTGACGCCGCGCCGCCAGCGACTTGGCGATCTGGTGTGCGATACGATGGTCATCAGCGAAAACCAGAAATGGTCGATCGGGCTGGCCCGACTGGAAGACGCCAGGGCGCCGGAGTTAGCGGCCTTTATTCCGGCCCGGTTTGAATTCAGTCGTCCGCTCGCCAAGGCGCTAGCCATGTATGTCGAACGGCGGCAAGGGTTGTCCGAGTTGCGTCGGCGGGAGATCGCGCAGAGCCTGGCCCAGCCGCTGCTGGTGAAGTTCGGACTGCCGCCCGATACCAGTTACGACCTGATGCTCTGCGCAATGTACTATCGGGCATTCATTGCCGATCGCGGGGAAGAGACCCGCAGCCCCTTTGGATTGCCCGGCGCGCAAAACTGGGCCAGTTCGCTGGCGAAGGGCCCGCCTGCGCAAATGTTCGACTCCGCCCCAGGCAAGCAAGGCGACGCCCGACCGGCGGTTCCCTTGGCGGCGGAAGCGGCTACCGACGATTTAATTCGCTACGACCTGCCCGGTTCGACGCCCTCTTCGGGACGGTAA
- the uvrA gene encoding excinuclease ABC subunit UvrA, whose translation MSARQIELRGVQVHNLKSIDLDIPHRQLIVVCGVSGSGKTSLALDTLYAEGQRRYIESFSAYTRQFLERLEKPNAERIDGVSPAIAVTRSNPSRNHRATVGAATEIADYLRLLMAKIGRVFCLECGVEIRRDSPRSVADFVRALPPGERLMVAFPVRLEARADENDDGKQPASEPYDPGPTLRALREDGFMRVAAAGQMVDLSTTETLPAEVESLLVIVDRLTSETDEGRLHDSLETAFHHGEGHCVLLLATAPPDRPIVEIDGRSWGRAAFSESLRCDACGIDYPTPEPRLYSFNSPLGACPVCEGNGAVSEVDLDLVIPNRQKTIRDGAIAPWNTAAYAKELESLLALAAEFDVPVDAPFADLNPQQLQRVVQGVPEKDFGGLDGFFAWLEGRKAKMHHRVFLNRWKSYHDCPACGGARLKPEALATRIDGRNMADLSRLQVDEAVGFFAQYQPDTDRVGVADGVLDQIRSRLDYLSKVGLGYVTLDRSLRSLSGGEAQRVALTSALGSNLVNMLYVLDEPTAGLHPGDLAPLLQAIIDLKNRGNTLVAVEHEAELIRAADQVIEIGPAAGSAGGRVVYQGSAAGLAEDPESITGAFLGGRRGVALPESRRSTNRGKVILRGARGRNLKNLSVEFPLGVLCLVTGVSGSGKSTLVQDTLYGALCQRFDKQSDRPLPYDDVVGDGQIDDVMLVDQTPIGRSPRSNPVTYIKAFDAIRAVFADTLEARTHNYRASHFSFNVEGGRCDACAGEGHIAIDMQFLADVYMRCPQCKATRFRKEILAVKYRGRNIAEVLQMTVREAFVFFRGQPKVQTRLKQLIDVGLDYLTLGQGANTLSTGEAQRLKLASYMSAATRNRTLFLLDEPTTGLHFADVVRLLDCFDALLAVGHSLIVVEHNLQLMKAADYMIDLGPGAAEQGGQVVFQGTPDEASECPRSLTGRYLAASLAASREGAMPLRFPLT comes from the coding sequence ATGTCGGCCCGACAGATCGAACTGCGCGGCGTTCAGGTGCACAACCTGAAGTCGATCGACCTGGATATTCCCCATCGGCAACTGATTGTTGTCTGCGGCGTCAGCGGCAGCGGGAAAACGAGCCTGGCGCTCGATACGCTTTACGCCGAAGGGCAACGACGCTATATCGAGAGCTTCTCCGCCTACACGCGGCAATTCCTGGAACGACTGGAAAAACCCAACGCTGAGCGGATCGACGGCGTCTCGCCCGCTATTGCCGTCACACGCAGCAACCCTTCGAGAAACCACCGGGCGACTGTCGGCGCCGCGACAGAAATCGCCGATTATCTGCGTCTGTTGATGGCGAAAATCGGACGCGTGTTCTGCCTGGAATGCGGCGTCGAGATCCGCCGCGACTCTCCCCGCAGCGTGGCCGATTTTGTCCGGGCCCTGCCGCCAGGAGAACGCCTGATGGTTGCCTTTCCGGTGCGACTAGAGGCACGCGCCGATGAAAACGACGACGGCAAGCAGCCGGCGAGCGAACCGTATGACCCGGGTCCCACGTTGAGGGCGCTACGGGAAGACGGCTTTATGCGGGTGGCGGCGGCCGGACAAATGGTCGACTTGTCGACAACGGAAACGCTGCCGGCGGAGGTCGAATCGTTGCTGGTCATTGTCGATCGGTTGACGTCCGAGACCGACGAAGGAAGGTTGCATGACTCGCTGGAAACAGCCTTTCACCATGGCGAAGGACACTGCGTGCTGCTGCTGGCGACGGCTCCGCCGGATCGGCCGATCGTAGAAATCGACGGACGTTCCTGGGGGCGGGCCGCCTTTAGCGAGTCGCTCCGCTGTGATGCGTGCGGCATCGATTACCCAACCCCGGAGCCGCGACTGTACAGCTTCAACAGCCCACTGGGCGCTTGCCCCGTGTGCGAAGGGAACGGCGCGGTGTCGGAGGTCGACCTGGATCTGGTGATTCCAAATCGGCAGAAAACGATTCGCGACGGCGCCATTGCGCCTTGGAACACGGCGGCCTACGCCAAGGAGCTGGAATCGCTGCTCGCCCTGGCGGCGGAATTCGATGTGCCTGTCGATGCGCCGTTTGCCGACTTGAACCCGCAGCAACTGCAGCGAGTCGTGCAGGGCGTTCCCGAGAAGGACTTTGGCGGGCTCGATGGTTTCTTCGCCTGGCTAGAGGGCCGCAAAGCCAAGATGCACCATCGAGTGTTTCTCAATCGCTGGAAGAGTTATCACGATTGCCCTGCCTGCGGCGGCGCTCGGTTGAAGCCGGAAGCACTGGCCACCCGAATCGACGGCCGGAACATGGCGGACCTGTCCCGCCTGCAGGTTGATGAGGCGGTTGGCTTTTTTGCGCAGTACCAGCCCGATACGGATCGAGTGGGGGTGGCCGACGGCGTGCTTGACCAGATCAGGTCGCGGCTGGATTATCTATCGAAAGTTGGCCTGGGTTATGTCACGCTGGATCGTTCGTTACGTTCGCTCAGCGGCGGCGAAGCGCAGCGCGTGGCGCTCACGTCGGCGCTCGGTTCCAATCTGGTGAACATGCTGTACGTGCTGGACGAACCCACTGCCGGCCTGCACCCGGGCGATCTGGCCCCGCTGCTGCAGGCGATCATCGACCTGAAGAACCGGGGCAACACGCTGGTGGCGGTGGAGCACGAAGCGGAGCTGATTCGCGCGGCTGACCAGGTGATTGAGATTGGTCCTGCCGCCGGCAGCGCGGGCGGCAGGGTCGTGTACCAGGGCTCGGCTGCGGGACTGGCCGAAGATCCGGAAAGCATCACGGGCGCCTTCCTGGGCGGACGTCGCGGTGTCGCCCTGCCGGAGTCGCGTCGATCGACGAATCGAGGGAAAGTGATTCTACGGGGCGCCCGGGGCCGGAACCTGAAAAACCTCAGCGTGGAATTTCCCCTCGGCGTGCTCTGCCTGGTGACGGGAGTCAGCGGATCAGGAAAGAGCACGCTGGTGCAGGACACGCTTTATGGCGCCTTGTGTCAGCGGTTTGACAAGCAGTCGGATCGTCCGCTGCCCTATGACGATGTCGTTGGCGATGGGCAGATCGACGATGTCATGCTGGTGGATCAAACGCCAATCGGCCGCTCGCCGCGTTCCAATCCCGTGACGTATATCAAAGCCTTCGACGCTATTCGCGCGGTGTTCGCCGATACGCTCGAGGCTCGCACCCATAACTATCGGGCCAGCCATTTCAGCTTTAACGTCGAAGGCGGTCGTTGCGATGCGTGCGCGGGCGAAGGGCACATCGCGATTGATATGCAGTTTCTGGCGGACGTGTACATGCGATGTCCGCAGTGCAAGGCGACACGTTTCCGCAAAGAAATCCTGGCGGTGAAATATCGCGGACGCAACATTGCTGAAGTCCTGCAGATGACAGTCCGCGAGGCGTTTGTCTTTTTTCGCGGCCAGCCGAAGGTGCAAACCCGGCTGAAACAGCTGATCGATGTGGGGCTGGATTACTTGACGCTGGGGCAGGGAGCCAACACGTTATCGACGGGCGAGGCGCAGCGTTTAAAACTGGCTTCGTACATGTCGGCCGCCACACGGAACCGCACGCTGTTCCTGCTGGATGAGCCGACGACGGGCCTGCATTTTGCCGATGTGGTGCGGCTGCTTGACTGTTTTGACGCATTACTGGCGGTCGGGCACTCGCTGATTGTGGTAGAACATAACCTGCAGTTGATGAAGGCGGCCGACTATATGATCGACCTGGGACCCGGGGCGGCGGAGCAGGGCGGACAGGTTGTTTTTCAGGGGACGCCCGACGAAGCGTCCGAGTGCCCCCGGTCGCTGACCGGACGCTATCTGGCGGCATCGCTGGCGGCCAGTCGCGAAGGCGCCATGCCGTTGCGGTTCCCTTTGACTTGA